GTGCGCTAACTTTGATATCAGGACTATCCCAAGTCTTAAAGTTAACGTCACCATTAGCCACCTTCACGTCTAAAATCGTGGCGCTGGCATTTTCATAAACAAAATCATGATCAAATTTAGTTGTTGCAATACCAGGAACGCGGATGTTAACTTCTTTCCAATCCACGTTTTCCATAATTGTTTGCGCCGTGTTCTTAATGAACTTGCCTAACTGACTACCGGCATCGCCGACTTTTTCTCCGACTTGGTTCAGCGTGTCAGTGGCGGTATCTTTCCAGTCATCGCCTAAATTCAATTTATCCGCTAAACGTTCTTTATAATGATCACGTTGAGCTTTATGCAATTCAGCGACTTGCTTTTGCAAAGCTGTTTTTTCATCATTGAGCACGGCGATCTGACTTTCCGTTTTACCAATAGTTTCTTTGGTGCGATCGCGTTCAGCTAATTTATCCGCCGATAAAGTCTCAAGGTCTTCCATCGTGTCTAGCACTTGCAAATGTTCCTGCTGCGCCTTCAATTCGTGTTGAGCGTCCTTTAATTGCGCATCAACCTCTTTGATCTGATCTTGTAATTCAGCTAAAGCTGCGGTGTTATCAGTAGTTTCTTTTTCAGCGGCCGTCGTCGTTTCAGTTGATTGACGTTCTGTCTGTGTTTTTGTCGTTGAGTGTTGTTCAGCCGTATTTTTATCTTGCGCCAAGTTTTCCAGCAGCATCAAGGCTTCTTCAGTTGAGATGACGCCTTGTTTAACTAAATCGAGAATTCGTTCGCGTTCATTCATGTTATTGTCCTCCTTGGGCTATTAAAGCAATTCATTATTTTAAAATCAAAGTTTAAGGGCAATTAACAACTTCTTTTGCCATGACTCTATTATGGCTTGCTTGGCGAAAAAAAGCATAGGACCTAAGTTGGATTTTACGCTCAGCTATTTGGTGGAACTGTATAACCGGCTAGAGTTAGAGTGGCGTGAAAACCTTCGAAAAAGACTAAGGTAATCAAAAAAGGTTACACCATAATCACTTATAGTGTAACGCTTTTCAATCTTTGCTCCTACTGATCCACTAACGCGTCTTTGACCTTGATCTTTTTATCGATCAAGCCAGCGTTATAGAAAACATCCGCGATTTTTTGTTGTTCCTTAATCATCGTTGTAGTCACTTTGCCCATGGTGTAGGTTCGCCGCTGGACTTGCTTTTTAATAATTGTTTTCGATAAATGCAGCGTCTCACTGAGCATGGCGATCAATTTATTTTGGTGCTTAGTCGCCCACTGCATATCGTCATTGATATAAGTCGTCAAATAATTTGTCACCGTCGTATGTGTTTTGGCATAGCTACGCGTTGACAACATGAAGTCGCGGTCTTTAACTAAGCCAGTCCCATTAACCAAAACTTTAGCCTGCTGTTCGACTTCGGCGGTGGCGGTATACGGATCCCAAGTCACCCAAGCATCGACTTTACCTTTGGCAAAAGCCACACTGGCGGCTGCTTGATCCATATTGACTAAGGTCACATCACTAGTTGTCAAGCCGGCTTTTTTTAATGCTTGGATAATGAAAAACTGTGCCGACGTTCCTTTAGCATACGCGATTCGCTTGCCTTTTAGATCAGCTAGGCGCTTGATTCCTAAATCCTGACCAACTAAGATTTCGGAGCCATTCGGTTTGGCAGCTCCCGCAGCAACATAAACGAGTTTGATTCCGTTAGCTTGGGCAGTGACCGGCGGGGTGTCGCCAACACGAGCATAATCAATATCTCCAGCTTGCAAGGCTGTCAGTAGCGCCGTGCCATCAGAAAATTCTTTAAAAACGACTTTATAGCCTTTCGCCTGCATTTTTTTGACCAACTGCCCCCGTTGCCGCGCGATATCCACCGGATCCGCTTTTTGATAGCCAATGGTAACGGTGGTGAGCGCACTACTGCTGGTATCGGTTTGCCGGTAACCGTAAAAAGCGATTCCTAACCATGCTAATAATGCGATAAAAAGTAGACTGACTTGCCATTTGTGTTTTTTCATGAGTGACTCCTGCCATTGATTTTTATTAAAAAGAGTGTGTGCCATAAAGCTGCCTTATGGCACACACTTTAACAATATTGTTCGAAAGTGCAAAGAAAGAGTTGGACATAAATGACTTATGTCACAACTCCCCCTTGCACTACTGATCCACTAACGCATCTTTAACCTTGATTTTTTTATCGATCAAGCCAGCGTTATAGAAAACATCCGCGATTTTTTGTTGTTCTTCAACGATTGCATTAGTCACTTTGCCCATCGAGAAGGTGCGGCGGCTAACTTGTTTTTTGATCACTGCTTTTGATAAATGTAGCGTTTTGCTCATCATCGTGATCAGCTTGCTTTGGTGCTTGGTCGCCCACTGCATATCGTCAGCTAAATAGGAAACCAGATATTTACTGACCGTAGTGTGCGCTTTAGCGTAGCTGCTGGTGGAAACCACGAAATCACGATTCTTCGATAAACCAGTGCCATCAACTAACAATTTAGCGTTTTGTTCCACTTCGGCAGTAGCAGTAAAGGGATCCCAAGTCACCCAGGCATCGACTTTCCCTTTGGCAAAACGACACTGGCGGCCGATTGATCCATATTGACTAAGGTCACGTCATCTGTCGTTAAGCCTGCTTTTTTCAGTGCTTGAATGATCAAGAATTGCGCCGAGGTGCCTTTAGTGTAGGCGATCCGCTGGCCTTTCAAATCCTGCAAGCTGCTGATACTCGAATTCTGCTTAACTAAAATGCCTGAACCATTTTCCTTGGAAGCACCGGCCGCGACATAAACTAAATTCATCCCACTGGCCTGTGCCGTTACTGGCGGCGTATCACCTAAGCGGGCGTAGTCAATATTGCCCGATTTTAAGGCGGTGATCAGCGCCGTGCCATCGGAGAATTCTTTGAAGACGACTTTATACCCTTTCGTCTTCATTTTTTTAGCTAGTTCTCCGCGTTGCCGCGAAATATCCACTGGGTCACCTTTTTGGTAACCAACCGTAACGGTGGCTAGATCACTGCTGCTGGTGTCAGTTTGTTGATAACCATAAAATGCGATCCCTAGCCACGCAATCAGCGCGACTAATAATAAGCCTAATTTCCATTTATGATTTTTCATCTTCTACTTGGGACAACCTTATTTAACGCCCCTACTCCTTCCTTTATTAAACTATCTAGCGGCGACGGTCAATAATTGGTCGCGCAATTGCGGTCGCAAAACCTTACCGGTGGTATTCCGTGGAAATTCACGGACGAACTCGACCCGGGTCGGTGTTTCGTATTTAGCTAAATGCGCTTGCGCATAAGCAAACAGTGCTTGCCGCTGGGCAGCTTCATTTAAGCCTGGTGTTGTGCTGATCACGACTGCAGTCACTTCTTCACCATATAAGTCATCGGGCATACCGATCACGGATAATTGTTCAATAAAGTCTAGCTCGTTCAACACATTTTCAACTGCCTCTGGGGCCACTTTTTCGCCGCCGCGACTGATGATTTCCTTGCTGCGCCCTTTAACAAACAGATAGCCGTCTTCATCCAAGTAACCGAGATCGCCGGTCAAGAACCAACCGTCTTTAAATGAATCGGAATTCGGATCCATATATTGGGTGATCACGTGGTCGCCTTTAATGACGATCTCGCCAAGTACGTTCGGTTCTGTAGTGAATTCACCATCAACTAAAATGCTCAAGTCAGTGCCAAAGGCTTTGCCGGCGGAACCGATCTTCGGCGCATCAAATGGGTTGATCGTGCATTGACTAGCCGCTTCGGTCATACCGTAGCCTTCGATGACTAAGGTATCGAAATTATCTTGGAAGGCACGCAATTTGTCTTCTGGTAAAGCAAATGAAGATGAACGCACATAGCGCAGATGAATATCTGCAGCGTTGGCGCGATAAACGGCATTGGCATTGTCATTTAATAATAAGAACGTAATGATTGTTGGGACCACGGAGACCCAAGTAACGCCGTTATCCTTAACTTGTTGCCAAAACTTGCTGGCACTGAATTTGGGTGTGACTAAAATTTTACCGCCAGCTAAGCGGGTCGATAACGTCGACATGACTTGGGCATTGGTATGGAACATCGGCATCGTGATCATCGCCACATCGTCCGCGGTCATATGATTGCTGACAATATCGTTGCGTGCCGCATTGACTAACATCGCGTGGGTCAAGCCAACGCGTTTCGGTTTGCCGGTGGTCCCGGATGTGTTCAGGATCAAGCCGAGATCATCTTCCTGGGGCACCTGCGTGCTGGCTAGCAACCGCCCCGCCAACTGCTTAGTATCGACTAAGAAAGGCAGCTCCGGTACGGTGTGTAAGTGCAGCGTTGCCGCCGCAAATGGGGCTTCGGTCAATTCAGCCGCTAACGCCGGCGCCAATAAAATACCAACATAGTGGCGTTCCTGCCAATCAGCTCGTAATTCAGCGATCGGCGTTGACGGTGAAATTGGGTGGACGATAATACCTAATTCCCACGCTGCTTGATTGATCACTGGGAAAACCGCCGAGTTCGGCAAACAAACCAACAATTGATCACCGTAACCTAATTTATTGGCGACAAAGGCGTCATGCAAGCGGGTCACATCGGCCTGTAAGTCCTGACCGGTAAACCAAGTGCCTAAGTTTTCATCTTTAATTAGCGGTTCATTTAAATTATTTTTCAGTTGTTGTGATAATAGCTTTGTTAGTGTGGTCATGCAGCACCATTCCTTTCTTCTTAAACAGATGTACTTGCGGCCGCCCAATCAGAATGCCGAACGGTGCGACGCGGTAACAGAACCAAGCGATGCCAAACGAAATGGCGATCACAAAGATATAGCCGAGCGGGATCAATAACAGCAGCGCCCAATCGGGAATATTGATCAGACTGAGCAACCCGCTTAAAATGGTTAAGCCGATCGTCTGATCCAAATAAATGCCGAAGGAAACCTTGGCGCCGTTGCGAACGAATTTTTCAAACCAATTCCAGATGCCATACTGCCGCCAGTAGGCATAACATTTACCGATCCAAAAAACAAAAACGATCATTAAACTGTCATAAACCAGCATATACGGTTGGTGCGGCGAAACGGCGGCGGTGTGAGTCAAACCGAGAATACCACGGTTCCAAGCATAATAAGCAATGGTACCTAGGCCTAGCGTGAGCGTAACGGCCGCGATCGGCTTGATGTGGCGCTGGATGAAATCATTGACTTCCTGATAATGTAAGGAGGTGTACGCACCGAAGATAAAGTAGAACTGGTACGTGAACACATTGACACCGTAAGCGCGGAACCACCAAAGCCAATTGCTGCGATCCACGTGGGGCAATCCGTATTTAATGGCAAACATTAAACCTAATTGAATTAGAAAACTGATCAACAAGATGCGATTGTGTGCGTGAGACCAGTGTTTAAATAGTTTAACGATCAATGAGAACAGCAGATAAAGTTGTAACGTCACTAAAATATAGTACATGTAGAATTGATCCCCGTGCAGGATTGCGCTGAGATAAGTCGAGCCGAAGTTGGCCCAAGAAAAACCTGGCAGTAGCAGTAAGGTGGCAAAAACCATCAAAACTAAATTCCAAAGCAGGTATGGCCAGCCGGAGCCCGCAAAGCGCTTCTTAAAAAAGCTGGACCAGCTATTGCGGTGATAGTAATTTAACGTTAACACTAAGCCAGTCATGAACATAAAGCCCATTCGCGTAAAGTGGATCATCAAATGCGTACTGTTCAATAACAGATGCGGCCAACCACTGTTCGCCATCTGGGCGGCAAAGGTTGTGGTCGTATGATTGAGTAAAACGCCGAAAATAAAGAAGATCCGCATTAAATCAACTTCATAAAGGTAGGGGCGTTTTTTCTTTGGTGTTGTTTGTGTATTTGTCAGCATCTTCACCTTCTACTCTAGCCGTTCACACTGGCAGCGGTCGCCGGTGCATGCAGGATCACACTGAGAATGCGTTCGGACACGGTGGCAATCCTTGCGGCAGCTTGATCTTTTGCGCCGTCCGCCTCGTAAACGTTAGTGCCATCCTTGACCACGATCACCCGATCAGCCATGCGCGCCGCTTCGTCAACATCATGCGTGATCAATAAAGTGGTCAACTGTTGTTTGGCACAAATTTCTGCGATAAACACCTGCATTTTGCGCCGCGTC
This is a stretch of genomic DNA from Loigolactobacillus coryniformis subsp. coryniformis KCTC 3167 = DSM 20001. It encodes these proteins:
- the liaX gene encoding daptomycin-sensing surface protein LiaX, producing MNERERILDLVKQGVISTEEALMLLENLAQDKNTAEQHSTTKTQTERQSTETTTAAEKETTDNTAALAELQDQIKEVDAQLKDAQHELKAQQEHLQVLDTMEDLETLSADKLAERDRTKETIGKTESQIAVLNDEKTALQKQVAELHKAQRDHYKERLADKLNLGDDWKDTATDTLNQVGEKVGDAGSQLGKFIKNTAQTIMENVDWKEVNIRVPGIATTKFDHDFVYENASATILDVKVANGDVNFKTWDSPDIKVSAHVKLFGKMESDSPLENFLQRSELANTADTLTFKVPNKRIQADLTFYLPERTYDHTTIKLLNGNVTLEGFEGDDLFIKGTNGQLTFSSVNASMLEVEGINGNIKVSGGRLIDALVNTVNGEVRFVSNVESAELTTVNGDVKATITENTLTKLVASSVNGNVKVAVPTELAISGKSKTRFGAIKSRLSNVDVLNERHNTGNSVYDFERDLGDTPAKLELSTTSGNVLLKDTQE
- a CDS encoding aliphatic sulfonate ABC transporter substrate-binding protein; this translates as MKKHKWQVSLLFIALLAWLGIAFYGYRQTDTSSSALTTVTIGYQKADPVDIARQRGQLVKKMQAKGYKVVFKEFSDGTALLTALQAGDIDYARVGDTPPVTAQANGIKLVYVAAGAAKPNGSEILVGQDLGIKRLADLKGKRIAYAKGTSAQFFIIQALKKAGLTTSDVTLVNMDQAAASVAFAKGKVDAWVTWDPYTATAEVEQQAKVLVNGTGLVKDRDFMLSTRSYAKTHTTVTNYLTTYINDDMQWATKHQNKLIAMLSETLHLSKTIIKKQVQRRTYTMGKVTTTMIKEQQKIADVFYNAGLIDKKIKVKDALVDQ
- a CDS encoding AMP-binding protein yields the protein MTTLTKLLSQQLKNNLNEPLIKDENLGTWFTGQDLQADVTRLHDAFVANKLGYGDQLLVCLPNSAVFPVINQAAWELGIIVHPISPSTPIAELRADWQERHYVGILLAPALAAELTEAPFAAATLHLHTVPELPFLVDTKQLAGRLLASTQVPQEDDLGLILNTSGTTGKPKRVGLTHAMLVNAARNDIVSNHMTADDVAMITMPMFHTNAQVMSTLSTRLAGGKILVTPKFSASKFWQQVKDNGVTWVSVVPTIITFLLLNDNANAVYRANAADIHLRYVRSSSFALPEDKLRAFQDNFDTLVIEGYGMTEAASQCTINPFDAPKIGSAGKAFGTDLSILVDGEFTTEPNVLGEIVIKGDHVITQYMDPNSDSFKDGWFLTGDLGYLDEDGYLFVKGRSKEIISRGGEKVAPEAVENVLNELDFIEQLSVIGMPDDLYGEEVTAVVISTTPGLNEAAQRQALFAYAQAHLAKYETPTRVEFVREFPRNTTGKVLRPQLRDQLLTVAAR
- a CDS encoding acyltransferase, whose product is MLTNTQTTPKKKRPYLYEVDLMRIFFIFGVLLNHTTTTFAAQMANSGWPHLLLNSTHLMIHFTRMGFMFMTGLVLTLNYYHRNSWSSFFKKRFAGSGWPYLLWNLVLMVFATLLLLPGFSWANFGSTYLSAILHGDQFYMYYILVTLQLYLLFSLIVKLFKHWSHAHNRILLISFLIQLGLMFAIKYGLPHVDRSNWLWWFRAYGVNVFTYQFYFIFGAYTSLHYQEVNDFIQRHIKPIAAVTLTLGLGTIAYYAWNRGILGLTHTAAVSPHQPYMLVYDSLMIVFVFWIGKCYAYWRQYGIWNWFEKFVRNGAKVSFGIYLDQTIGLTILSGLLSLINIPDWALLLLIPLGYIFVIAISFGIAWFCYRVAPFGILIGRPQVHLFKKKGMVLHDHTNKAIITTTEK